The DNA sequence GTCACTCCCTGCTAGTGAAACCCCATCCAGCTCTTTGTACGGCAAAGAAAACTGTCCTGACAGGGCCTGAGCTGAGGATGGGCGGCGGGGCTTTCCCTGAGCTCTGCGTTCCCGGGGCTGCTGCATCCATGGTTCCTATGCTCTGATAACAGGGTCTTCTCTGCTCCCTACAGTTACACGGCTAAAGCCACATGCCTGCCAAGCGGCTGGGATTGCCCCGGCCTCTCCGGTCATAAGAAGGTCCAGTGAGCCCCAGCTGTGTCCGGGGAACACCAGCAAACCCCTGCCAGACCCTGCCCACAGCACCCACTCAAGTCCCTGCCACGGGTATGCCCGcgcctccccctctccctccgtGAACAGCTACAGCGACCCAGACACGGGGCATTACTGCCAGCTCCACCCCACGTCACCCATCAGCAGAGAGCGGCCAGCTCATGACACCAAGCAGCTGCCAACAAAGAGCTACGTGGAGAGGCTAAAGgtggaggaaggacagagagggacTGTGGAGAATGGCTCTGGGGAAgcagaggcagggcagaggCTGAAAGGGGAGCTGGACTTCATGGGCTTTGTGCCCCCCACCATGGAGACGACCTCCTCCTTCAACCCCGCGGCCTTCCAGTCCCTGCTCATCCCCCTGGAGAACAAACCCCTGGAGATGGCCGTGCTCAAGAAGGTCaaagagctgctggcagaggtggACGTGAAGACGCTGGCCAAACACATCACCAAAGTGGACTGCGTGGTACGGCCAGGGTCGGGTGGGAGGGACGGGCACCACTGCCCTCCAGTCGCACTGGGTTGGTGGGGGATCAGAGCAGCCCCAAGCATCAGTGCACCCCCGAGCGTTGGAGCATCcctgctgggctctgccacGCTGCATCAGCCCgggcaggcagaggctgggCTCGGGCAAGAGGCTGCCCGAGGCtgcttcagcctctcctcaaTTAACAAAGGTCTAATCAGCTCTCACCTTTCTTGCCAGGTCGCCCGGATATTGGGTGTGACGGTGGAGATGCAGCGGCTCATGGGGGTGAGCTCCGGCATGGAGCTGCTCACCCTGCCCCATGGCCACCAGCTCCGCCTCGACCTGCTGGAACGGTACGGCACGCCCCGCTGGAGGCGAGCCCACCACGCTGCCCCGCACGGCACAGCTCGGCTcccctggggtgtccccaacTTGGCACAGGGAGGGGGGGTCCACTGCACCTCCCGGGGTGGAGAAGCTCTGGCCGAGCCCCAGGAGCATCCCCAGCCCCCCCACACTGATCCCACTCCATGTCTCGCCCTGCGGCAGGTTTCACACCATGTCCATCATGATCGCCGTGGACATCCTGGGCTGCACGGGCAGCACAGAGGAGCGGGCAGCCCTGCTCCACAAAACCATCCAGCTGGCCGCCGAGCTGAAGAGCACCATGGGGAACATGTTCAGTTTTGCAGCTGTGATGAACGCCCTGGAAATGACACAGGTACAGGGATGCTCCCTTCGTCCTCGTGGCCTGGGCTCAGCCCCCTCACCCAAAATACATCCCTCTCCTGGTGTCTTGCAGGCTCTGACACCCAttggggtgggagaagggggaaaatgcCCAGGGAGAGGCATGCAGCCACATCCGCTGGGGTGtaagcagggaaggggaagagccGTCCCCTCCACAGAGCAGACAGCCCAGTCCCGCCGGGATCTGATTGTTTTTCGGTggttgggctttttgttttgtgctggGCTGTGTTCCTGGGAGGAAATGAATCTGCCCTCCGGTACAATACAAATCAGTCTCaaggctgtggcagcagcatCTCCGGGCCACACTGCTCCCTTTGGAAGATGAAAGGAgattaaaattcaattttaaattGAGCCCAGCTGGGAAGTCTTGCTTCCTGCCTGCACAAAGGAGGTGGAACGGCTGCCCCCTCCCTGCGTCTCATCTTCAAGGCCGCTGCCACGCGGGGAAGCTGCTGTcctggggcacagggaggggggagaaatCCTGAACCCAGCCTCGGTGCCAGGGATGTGCCATCTCCGGCCGTGAGCACTGGTGGAGTAGGGTgttttggggagcagcaggcactGTTGTGTGCAAGGCTGGGGGCTGTAGCTCCAGGGCCAGGCTGTGCCCCCCTGGGAGCACCCCATGAGCTCAGTGCCCAGGGGCTGCACTGCCCTCAGCACCCGCCATCTGCCCCATCTACTTTCAGATTGCCCGGCTGGAGCAGACCTGGATGGTGCTGCGGCAGCGGCACACGGAGGGTGCGATCCTCTACGAGAAGAAGCTCAAGCCATTCCTGAAGAGCCTGAACGAAGGGAAAGGTAACGGGAGCAACTCCCCTTCTCTTGCCTGCCTGCTCCTTCCAGCTTTGTCCAGATACAGCTTCATTGGAGGGGGACGCATTTGAGAGCTCTGACCCTCTCCCAGCCAGTGCCAGACGCTTCccctctggctgctgctccgccccagcacccagcagggCCTGTTTGGCCTCGGCTGCCCCTTCCTTCCCAAGGAAGCATTTCATAACTAAATTAAACCAGCAGCTGGGCACAAACACAGCTCGGTTGAGCCAAACCCTTGCACTCGCATGGGGGTGTGTGCCAAGCCGAGGGGACAGGGCGGCCAGTCGGGGAAGATGAAAAGCCATGTCTCTCTAACACCCAGCGCTCTGGGCTCTGCAAACCCGCTCCCCGCCGCAACTCTGGGAAACGAGGACGAGGACGCAGccagagcagggacagcagcaTTCCCCTCCCGGCACAACCAGAAAGCCCAGCTGGGAGGAGCTGGTGTTGAACGAAGCAATGGCCCCAGGCACAGCGATCGCAGAGccgcagctgctgctgagccttAAAGCCTCTCCCGGCAGCGCAGTGGCAGCCTGGCTTCACGGGGCCGTGTGACCACACGAGCGCTCCACAGGGCCGGGGCAGATGGGGAGGGGGACGCAGGGGTATGGGGCTGCGCGGGGTCCTCAGGGTGCCTCTCTCCACAGAAGGGCCACCGCTGACCAACACCACCTTTCCCCACATCATGCCCCTTGTGACTCTCCTGGAGCGGGATGAGGCTCTCACGGACAGCCCCGAGCCCTGGGAGACCACTGACAATGGCGTGGAGGTGGTCATGGCCCACCTCGAGGCGGCACGGATGGTGGCCCACCACGGCGGGCTCTACCACACCAACGCTGAGGTGAAGCTGCAGGGTAAGTGATGGGGACGGCAGAGcccctttccctctgctgcaTTCCCAGtgggcagctccagcccagcGCCAGCCGGAGCATCCCACGGGCACAgggtccccatcccatcccggGGAACTGactctccctctctgcaggtttccagggcagagcagagctgctggaggtcttCAGCACTGAGTTCCAGCTGCGGCTGCTCTGGGGCAGCCgtggggctgagagcagccaggCCGAGCGCTACGAGAAGTTCGACAAGGTCCTCACCGCCCTGTCCCACAAGCTGGAGCCGGCAGTGCGCTTCAGCGAGCTGTAACccccctgggtgctgggggaccccccagctcccagcctgcccTCCCCAGCGGCTGTGGGGCAAGGGATATGGCCAAGCACCCGgcaccaggaggaggagagatggCCCAGAAAGGCGCTGGGGCACGAATCAGCAATTTTGagacaaagaggaggaaaagcagccaCCTCCCATCTGCAATCCACCTCCTCGGACACGACAGGCCAGGGGGTCCACACCGCTGCCCCGAGGGACAGGGACAGTGTCTGGGCAGGCCAGCACCGGTGTCCACCATGCAGCCCTGCTGAGATCCATGACTACACGGTGCCCCTCACCTCGCCCTTcgcttttgtttcttttccatctccGTCTTCCCCACGGCCGCTGGATCCCGCttgtaaatatgttttcacaaTCACTTCTCGATGTACAGACTTGTGAAGGACGGTTCTTGTTGTAAATAATTAGGCTCATTCGTTTTGTCTTGTAAATACGTGTACATATCTCATGGGTTTGGTTCTTACATACAATAAACTTTTATGCTGTTCCTCAAGGGGATCCCCTCTCCCGTGGGTGTCATTTAAACGAGGCCCTGGCCCCCCCAGGGAGAGCAGCGCCTGGGGAAAGGCTACTGAGGGGCTGTGTGGTTGCCCTGACCCCCCTCTGCAAGGGGGGGACCGGTGTCCCCAAAGCAGCCGCCgtgccccagccccgctgcaggACCGGCCCCGAGCGGGGCAGTATGGGGCCTCCCCCGCCCCAGCTGGTCACGCCCCTTTgcgcctcgccccgccccgctgGTCACGCCCCTTTgcgcctcgccccgccccgcgctctGGCCCCACCTCTcctcgccccgcccccgcgcGGGGCACGCCGGGAGCTGTAGTGCGGGCGGTGCCGGAGCGGGCGGCCGCCATGGCCcccggagcggcggcggcggcggcgctggccCTGGCGCTGTTGCTGGtggccgccgcccgccccgccgccgcctggGACCTGTGGGCGCTGCGCTGCGGCTTCTCGGCGGACTGCGAGTGCGGCTTCGGGCCCGACCTGCGCGGTCAGCGGGGGTGGCGGGCCGAGGGGAGGCCgcgaggtggggggggggggggggcagatgGGGCGCCGCTGAGGTGAGGGGCCCTGAGGCGCGGGGGGCCCTGAGGGGCGGGGGTCTGGGGAGCCTCTGAGGACGGGGGCTCCGAGGCCGGGGAGGCGGCAGGCAAGGGGGTCCCGGCAGCCGGGGTGTCCCCAGGAGACCCTTCCCCCGGGACCGTCCCCGGAGCGGGGCGTGGAGGGGGCTCtcggcccccccaccccgcggaGGGGCACAGCTGGGCGGCAAGGCCGttctgcagcagggctggctgaCAGAGAGGGCCCGAGGAAGCAGCCCTCAGCCACAGTGTGAGACAAGAGCTATTTCAAACTGCCTTTTCTAAGTCTTGATTTGACGTTGCTTCAGGTCTGGAGTATGACTTGGCCGTGAATCTGGtggggcagcccctggtgaGGCAGCAGGTGATGAAGGGACTGAGGGAGTTCCTGGAGAACCGGAATCCGGTGAAACCCCTCGTGATGTCCTTCCATGGCTCGACTGGAACAGGCAAAACCTACGTGAGCTCCATGCTCGTCCGCTACCTCTTCCAGGGTGGGCTCCAGAGCCCCTACGTTCACCAGTTCTCTCCGATACTGCATTTCCCCCATGCTGAGCAGATAGAGCAGTACAAGGTAAGGGACACCTCTCAGCACAGTACTGCTTGattggggtggggtttttttttttgttatctcCATCTTGATACTCAGTACATATGCATTCAGGctgtttcctgaaataaagTAGGAATAAAAGCTCTTTGTTTTACCCTCTCAGACAGACAGCTGAGTGAGTGGCTCCACACACTGGCTGAAGGATCCACTAGTAACTGTGATGTACTCTGGCACTCAGTTATCACTTTCGTCTTCCCTGCAGCAGTCCTTGCCGTCATCATGTTCCCATTCCTTAAATATTTACACAGCCCTTTGAATGCACAAACAAAAGTGCTTTGCTTAGATGAAGGGCACTAAAATTCTCCCATTGCTTTCCATGTTTGGAAAGCTTGATGGCTGTGAAAACCTGCATATCTCTAGACTTGTAATCCCCTCCTCACACAGCAAGCAGCTCCTGAACAGCAGCTCTAGACTCTTCACCGTGCCACTCTGTCTCTTAAAgctgagaaagggaagaaatcaaAATGTGAAGGTTAGCTGCCAAACCCTCAGCAGAGGGGGGAATCAGTGCACCTGGACGTTTGCTTTCTGGGTGTTTGGAGAAACTATTTGTTGTATTGTGTCCTTAGAATAAATACTTTCAGGAAGGTAAAACCCATACTGGGTGAAGTGCTTCAATTAAGAGTTATACATGCCCCCAGGTGACGTGAGTGGTTTTGTGTGGGTTGGCATCTGCACTGAAGTAACTTCAGGTGTGGTAAGGAGCCAGAGTGCTTCTTGGTCAGCACAGGCACACGTTTTTGCACCAGAACAGGAACTGGCAAAAAGCACTGGGTAGCTGGGAACTCTGTAGATccacagtgaaagaaaaacatggggAACTGTAGGAGTCTGAATCCCCAGCTTTAGTTTGCTGCCTCCTTCTCTAAGTCTGTAATAAAATATCTACAAAGGGCTAATAAAGGCAGTAACAGCCACTGTGTGAAACACAGAACAAAGGAGgcctccccagtgctggctgtTCCTGCTCCAAGTAGGTGGTGCTGTGCAGTGACAAGCTGCTTTCAGCACCTTCAGCTCCATTTGACCTCAGGCCTGAGCCTTTGCTCTGGGGGAGCTCGAGCCTCCCTCACCACCCTCAGTATCCCACTGCCTTACGCCTTGGTGGGTATTTTTCCTAGGAAAGCCTGAAGCGCTGGATCCAAGGGAACTTGACAAACTGTGGACGGTCGGCCTTTCTCTTTGACGAGATGGACAAGATGCACCCGGGCCTGATCGATGTGATCATACCGTTCCTGGGACCCTCATGGGTTGTGTATGGGACCAACTACCGCAAAGCGATCTTCGTCTTCATAAGGTAAGAGAGGCCCCTCTGTGGCATCATGGGGCCTTCCAGCGCACCGCTTCTCATTTGGGCAGAGGTGATAACTACTTCAGAGTATacacttgttttgcttttccttctccttctccaagACTTGAGCCTCTACAAATACCAAGAGATACTATATTTCATTGTGAATAGACAGACCTGGAGAGTCTGAAAAAGCTCTCCTGTCCCTGTTACCCTGTCCCTGTTACTTGGCAGCCTTTACAGGAGTCATTTTAGGCCAGGCAGCTGGCAGATCCTGGCTTGCACTCGTGCAGGCTGGAGGGTGTCAGGTGCCACCTCTATCCTGCAACACCATTTTCCCGGGTACACGCCAAATAAGCATCTCATTCTTGTGCAGCAACGCAGGAGGGGAGCAGATCAACGAAATGACGCTGGATCTGTGGCGTGCCCGCAAGGACCGGGAGGAAATCAGCCTGCAGGACCTGGAGCCGGCCATCTCCAAAGCCGTGTTTGAAAACCCTCAGAGTGAGTCTGTGGAGCAAAGCCCTTCCTGCAGGGTCAGAGCCCGGCAGAGGGAGCCAGGCCCGTTCCAGGCAGCCACCAACGCCACCTGCCACCTCCCAGGCAGCCAGAAAGGGACAAGGGGATTTTGAGGGAAGGAAACTGTGATCCCCACAAGGTTTCCTGGCGAGGGGAAGGAATAGGCCGGCCTTCCAAGCCAGCAGACTTGTTGCCACGTTTAGCAAAGTTCTTTGGAGACAAGGTGTATTCACAGTTGAGAGATGGCAAACAGCACAGCATGCTCGCTGGAAAGGCACCGAGACGTACCGATCCCCACTGCCTGGCTGGTTCTCCTTGCTTTGCCCTTGTCACAGAGAGCAGAGCTTAAATTCTGACTAGTCAAGCTAAATCCCCCCATTCCTGGAGAACAAGTCTATTGGGGGAAAGGGGGTGACATCTGATGGGTTCAACTCTCCCCTTGTACAAAACCAGAGCAGATCTGTCTTCAGCCGAGTATTTTGGCTTTGCACAAAGCAGCTCTTTGAATTCCAGGGACTGCAGAGACTCTCTGAAGGTAAAAcctgtctcttcctttgcttttgcaggTGGATTCTGGAAATCTGGGATCATTAACGAAGATCTCATTGATTTTGTGGTGCCCTTTCTCCCATTGAAGCACCACCATGTAAAGCAGTGCGTCGTCAGCGAACTTGTCCAGCAAGGCCTCGAAGTACGTCCGGATGTTGTCCAGGAGGTGGCTGACAGCATCCCCTACTTcccagaagaggagaaaatattcTCATCAACAGGCTGCAAAACAGTGGCCTCTCGGATCAGTTTTTTCTTCTAGTCACTGGGAGGGCCTTGCTCAGATCCACAGGGGATGTATAGGAGCTGTaagcagcacagcccag is a window from the Gavia stellata isolate bGavSte3 chromosome 24, bGavSte3.hap2, whole genome shotgun sequence genome containing:
- the SH2D3C gene encoding SH2 domain-containing protein 3C isoform X2 encodes the protein MTERCSLWSALSAAACCFYRGSFMQVQFSKEKYILDSSPEKLHKELEEELKLSSTDLRSHAWYHGRIPREVSESLVQRNGDFLIRDSLTSLGDYVLTCRWRNEPLHFKINKVTVKSSDGHTRVQYLFEQESFDNVPALVRFYVGNRKAISEQSGAIVYCPINRTFPLRYLEASYGLANGKHGGPHSPAPQKGGHIKRRSITMTDGLTADKITRAEGCPSSVSLPHHRDIIRNCAVSVDQIQDLHSPMSPISENPASPAYSTVTRLKPHACQAAGIAPASPVIRRSSEPQLCPGNTSKPLPDPAHSTHSSPCHGYARASPSPSVNSYSDPDTGHYCQLHPTSPISRERPAHDTKQLPTKSYVERLKVEEGQRGTVENGSGEAEAGQRLKGELDFMGFVPPTMETTSSFNPAAFQSLLIPLENKPLEMAVLKKVKELLAEVDVKTLAKHITKVDCVVARILGVTVEMQRLMGVSSGMELLTLPHGHQLRLDLLERFHTMSIMIAVDILGCTGSTEERAALLHKTIQLAAELKSTMGNMFSFAAVMNALEMTQIARLEQTWMVLRQRHTEGAILYEKKLKPFLKSLNEGKEGPPLTNTTFPHIMPLVTLLERDEALTDSPEPWETTDNGVEVVMAHLEAARMVAHHGGLYHTNAEVKLQGFQGRAELLEVFSTEFQLRLLWGSRGAESSQAERYEKFDKVLTALSHKLEPAVRFSEL
- the SH2D3C gene encoding SH2 domain-containing protein 3C isoform X3 yields the protein MTERCSLWSALSAAACCFYRGSFMQFSKEKYILDSSPEKLHKELEEELKLSSTDLRSHAWYHGRIPREVSESLVQRNGDFLIRDSLTSLGDYVLTCRWRNEPLHFKINKVTVKSSDGHTRVQYLFEQESFDNVPALVRFYVGNRKAISEQSGAIVYCPINRTFPLRYLEASYGLANGKHGGPHSPAPQKGGHIKRRSITMTDGLTADKITRAEGCPSSVSLPHHRDIIRNCAVSVDQIQDLHSPMSPISENPASPAYSTVTRLKPHACQAAGIAPASPVIRRSSEPQLCPGNTSKPLPDPAHSTHSSPCHGYARASPSPSVNSYSDPDTGHYCQLHPTSPISRERPAHDTKQLPTKSYVERLKVEEGQRGTVENGSGEAEAGQRLKGELDFMGFVPPTMETTSSFNPAAFQSLLIPLENKPLEMAVLKKVKELLAEVDVKTLAKHITKVDCVVARILGVTVEMQRLMGVSSGMELLTLPHGHQLRLDLLERFHTMSIMIAVDILGCTGSTEERAALLHKTIQLAAELKSTMGNMFSFAAVMNALEMTQIARLEQTWMVLRQRHTEGAILYEKKLKPFLKSLNEGKEGPPLTNTTFPHIMPLVTLLERDEALTDSPEPWETTDNGVEVVMAHLEAARMVAHHGGLYHTNAEVKLQGFQGRAELLEVFSTEFQLRLLWGSRGAESSQAERYEKFDKVLTALSHKLEPAVRFSEL
- the TOR2A gene encoding LOW QUALITY PROTEIN: prosalusin (The sequence of the model RefSeq protein was modified relative to this genomic sequence to represent the inferred CDS: inserted 2 bases in 1 codon), whose translation is MAKHPAPGGGEMAQKGAGARISNFETKRRKSSHLPSAIHLLGHDSWSRPFAPRPAPLVTPLCASPRPALWPHLSSPRPRAGHAGSCSAGGAGAXAAAMAPGAAAAAALALALLLVAAARPAAAWDLWALRCGFSADCECGFGPDLRGLEYDLAVNLVGQPLVRQQVMKGLREFLENRNPVKPLVMSFHGSTGTGKTYVSSMLVRYLFQGGLQSPYVHQFSPILHFPHAEQIEQYKESLKRWIQGNLTNCGRSAFLFDEMDKMHPGLIDVIIPFLGPSWVVYGTNYRKAIFVFISNAGGEQINEMTLDLWRARKDREEISLQDLEPAISKAVFENPQSGFWKSGIINEDLIDFVVPFLPLKHHHVKQCVVSELVQQGLEVRPDVVQEVADSIPYFPEEEKIFSSTGCKTVASRISFFF